In Candidatus Sysuiplasma jiujiangense, the genomic window TTCGGTCGTAAGAACGGCAATGGGCAAGACGAATCCTGCCGAAGCTCTCCCCGGAACCATCAGGGGGGATCTTGCACTGCATCCGGGAAGGAACGTCATTCACGGTTCTGATTCGCAGGCTTCCGCGAAACGTGAGATAAATCTCCTGTTCAACGACTATGAACTAATAGATTATAAGAGAATAGATGCTGAGTGGTTAGTAGAATGAGGTTTGGCTATGCCTGTCAGACAGCCTATCGTGACTGTTATGGGTCACGTGGACCATGGAAAGACAACTATACTGGACAGCATTAGGGGGAGCTATATTGCGGCAGGCGAGTCGGGCGGCATAACACAGGGAATCGGTGCAACGGAAGTTCCAATAGACAGAGTGGTAAAGTTATGCACAAAAATCATGGGTAATACCAGATTTGTTATACCCGGCCTGCTCTTCATAGACACCCCGGGTCACCAAGCATTCGTTTCCATGCGCGCCAGAGGCAGTGCATTGTCCGATATAGCCGTGGTTGTAATCGACATTCGGGAAGGCGTCATGCCGCAGACAATTGAATCCATAAAGCTGCTCAGAACATACAAGACACCGTTTGTCATCGCTGCCAATAAAATTGATCTCATAGAGGGGTGGAGAAGCGGCGGATTCGAACCTTTCGTCACGCTCCTTGCGCTCCAGCGGGAGGAAACGCTGGAGAAACTTGATGAGGCGTTATACAGGATAGTCGGCGATCTTAGTTCCCTCGGTTTCTCTTCAGAGCGGTATGACAGGATCAAGGATTTCACAAAAAACATAGCCATTGTTCCCCTGAGCGCAAAGACAAAGGACGGGATACCCGACCTTCTTCTTGTGCTGACAGGTCTCGCACAGAAATACCTGGAGCAAAGACTAGATACGGAAGACGGACCTGCAGAGGGCACGATCATAGAGGTCAAAGAGGAGAAAGGATTCGGCGCAACAGCCGATACAATAATCTATTCTGGTACCCTCAGGATCGGAGACAGGGTTGCCATTGGCGTCAGGAACGACATAAAGGTAACCAGAATCAGGGGGATTTTCAAGGCAAGGCCCCTTGGCGAGACGAAGGATCCAAAAGAGAGATTTGCCCCGTTCGATAGTGTTACCGCGGCCGCAGGCGTCAAACTGCTCCTGCAGGACATGGAGGGTGTTTCTGCAGGATCGTCACTGTTCGTTTACAGGAAAGATCCATCCGAAGTCAGCGAAAAGATCATGCGGGAAAATGAGGTAAACATTCTTTATGACGAAACAGGGATACTTGTCAAGACAGATGCGGTCGGATCCCTTGAGGCGCTTCTGCTGGAGGCAAAGGACAGGGGAATCAGGATTGAGAAGGGAGAGGTGGGACCGGTAACGAGAAGAGACATTGTTGACCGTGCATCCAAGAAAGAGGCCCTTGACAGGGCCATGCTTGCTTTCAATGTACCTGTCCTGCCTGAAGCGGCAGAGATTGTTCCGGGAAGCGATGTCAAGGTT contains:
- the infB gene encoding translation initiation factor IF-2; its protein translation is MPVRQPIVTVMGHVDHGKTTILDSIRGSYIAAGESGGITQGIGATEVPIDRVVKLCTKIMGNTRFVIPGLLFIDTPGHQAFVSMRARGSALSDIAVVVIDIREGVMPQTIESIKLLRTYKTPFVIAANKIDLIEGWRSGGFEPFVTLLALQREETLEKLDEALYRIVGDLSSLGFSSERYDRIKDFTKNIAIVPLSAKTKDGIPDLLLVLTGLAQKYLEQRLDTEDGPAEGTIIEVKEEKGFGATADTIIYSGTLRIGDRVAIGVRNDIKVTRIRGIFKARPLGETKDPKERFAPFDSVTAAAGVKLLLQDMEGVSAGSSLFVYRKDPSEVSEKIMRENEVNILYDETGILVKTDAVGSLEALLLEAKDRGIRIEKGEVGPVTRRDIVDRASKKEALDRAMLAFNVPVLPEAAEIVPGSDVKVISGDVIYSLLDNFLKWSDEKRREELLKSRKEMVFPAKMLIMPNHVFRLSKPAIVGVRILAGQISQGINLIRSDGREVGRLKSIRAGEQAKTVAGAGEEVAIAIEGPTVGRQISEGDVLYADLPEADARKIVKVELTLDETSVLEELKQIKRKSDPFWGN